The DNA segment TTCGCTAACTCTTATGCAACTTATGTGAGGCGGTTCATTTCTACGAGGCATTGGTTACAAATGCAGCGTTCCTTGAAATCACTTACGCCCTCCATCGAGCCGCAGAATACGCACTTTGGACGGTAACGCTCTAGAATGATGTGATCGCCCTGCACTAAAATTTCGACAGGATCTCCCTCGTTCATTTGATATCTTTTACGCAATGATTTGGGCAAGACAATTCTTCCCAGCTGATCCACTTTACGAACCACACCAGCAGGTTTCATATTTACTTACACCTCTCCTAAAAA comes from the Paenibacillus lentus genome and includes:
- a CDS encoding AbrB/MazE/SpoVT family DNA-binding domain-containing protein, with product MKPAGVVRKVDQLGRIVLPKSLRKRYQMNEGDPVEILVQGDHIILERYRPKCVFCGSMEGVSDFKERCICNQCLVEMNRLT